Sequence from the Tripterygium wilfordii isolate XIE 37 chromosome 10, ASM1340144v1, whole genome shotgun sequence genome:
CAAGAGGGATCTAATGATTCGAGCACTAAACGATGTTACAAATTCAAATCAGTAATGTTTTACCAAGTGAATGTACAATCGTGGCTTTTATGTTACTGATGCAATATTGCAATAATGTTAGTTTCTTAACCAAAGGACATTTCCTAAAAGTTTGGGATCGAATACATAAGTTTATGAGAACATTAATAAGATTCCACAACGTATATTCGTTTTTGCTACATGTATGGAGGCACGCCCATGCAAAGGACATTTCTTTTTATTAAATCAAAGGGGTTTTCCATTGAAGATTAGCATCCCCAATAGTTTTCATTACATATACATAATCATAAAAAAGTTGTGATcgctgttatatatatattgttcttcCCCAACTTTTTATGAGCATAGAAAGAGCTTTTATAGGTGTAATTTTCCTTTGCAAACTGCAAAGTAGGGGGGCTGCGTTCTTAGGGCAAACTTCCGGATAAGAATTTTATGTTGTAAAACCCTCTGGGGTGGATGAAGCCTTGGATGTTGCTGAAGGTAATTATCTTCATAAAACTACGGAGCTTGTAGTAATAATCACTTGGCGATAGTCTGACTGGTTATCTCTATGGACTTGGGGCGTAAAGGATATCGCATGACATCTGAGGTCAAAAATTTAATTCTAAGTTGAAGTAACTATTTCCAAATGGTTTGAACTACACACCCCTATTGAGTTGTTCtcggttattttttttttttttctaaaaaaaacaaGTATAGTAATATATGGTACAAACACGTACAAAAGAGGCTGAACCTCGCCCTGGTAACCAACCACATGGGAGTCTTACAATTGTAATGTTACGCAAcaactttcttgattttctgtggatCAGATTGACACCAATATTCCTTGTAATGACAACTTCACATGGCCAATGCACAAACAAACTGCAGAAAAGTGCGCAAAACCCATATTTGGCACGCTCTTCCCTTACTCTTCATAGTGTTCTTCCATCTCCTCAAGCTAAAATTAGAATCAAAGAATAGAACTACTCTCACATTTAGGCATATTCTTCTtgattttgtttgcttttttcaGTAAGCCAAGCCCACACCGTTCTTTAATGAGCCCCAAACCCATTTTAGGGACTGCACTACACATGCACAAGAGAGGCATTAACCAGACCCTCGAACAAACCTAAAAGTGGGTTCCTCAGTCCTCATAAACGTTTAAAGACATTGCATTTACTGTCTCCACCAATTTCTCACCTCGGACCATTTTCCAATCTAAGAAAATGGCGAACATGAACTTGAAAGCAAGAAATGACCTAGGCGTAGGGTATTTAATTGTTCTATAGAGGAAACCCTAGCCCTCATCCTCATATCGTGAATGGAACCCTCAACTAATGAAATCAATGCACATTCCTTCTACTATAGAGACAAACGCAAAGGACAACTTATGGGTCAGAATAATTAGAGCAGTTAGAACCCTATTTACTCTTCCTACAAACTGTAATCACCACAACATATCcaaaactacaaaaaaaaaaagtaggaaaaaaaaacatgaaagcaaatTAAGTTTTTAGTCCTTGTACATTGAATCGAAATCCCATTACTACAGTGATATTCATAAgggtttgtgtgtatatatcatAGAGGGCTTGCCTCAGCCTCTTTAAACTAGTAAAAGTGAAAGGTCACCAAAAAGAAACTagtaaaagtaaaaaagaacaaaagaaaaagaaataataacaaaCCTGCAAGCAAAAGAAACTAGATTACTACCCGGCATTgaggatttttcatttacactACCATTAACAAAGTCAGTCATATTGGTATCTCTCTCATCTACTACTCTTCCTTTAACATATGAGATGGAACAATGTCTTGAAGAAGTCCATGATCTTTTAGAAGCAGAGAAGCCTCTTGGGTGCAAAAGCGTCTCTCTTGAAGAAAACCAGCTGCTGCATTTATTGAACCAAAACTCATGAAAGGAGTAGACAAGCCATTCACAAAGGGTTGTTGAGGACGGTATTGATTACAGTTAGACAGTACTGTACTCCTCTGCATTGGCATGGCAAAGTTAGTGACGGCGAAGGCGGCTGAGTCCGTTAAATGTGTGACAAGATTTGAACGAGACATGACTGGACTTGGATGAGTGTGTTGTCCTTCATAGGTGGTTACAACAATGGTAGGGTCATTGAATGACCTCTCCACTCTCTTCTTCACATTGCAGGAGGCAGTGGTGCAACGATAATAACTCCtacaaagaaaaaattaaagcaaAACCCATCAAGATTTGGACTAAAATATTGTCTAATAGAGAGGGGGATCAAAATGGGTAAAGAGACACACATAGTCATAGACATTGAAGTTAGTACCTAGGAAAGGGGCTGTTTTTAACAGCTTTTTGGCCGTACTTTCTCCATCTGTATCCATCTTCCAGTTGATCAACCTCGCTCTTTGTCATGAATGCGAAACTCGgttctctctgtctcttctgATTTGTCTTTTTTGCCTTCAACCTGTACATACACCCACACAAAACATCCCAAACACTCACTAAACCATCAAATCCTCAAAATTCCCAAACATCGCACATTAAACccatttttatctttttatcaATATCACCAAAACCAGaattgtgtgtatgtatatatatatatatatatacccccCACTTTCCCAACATCACAACCTATGCCGGTTGATTTTTTATTCCCCTTAAAGGCTAAAACACAAATTAAATAAGAAATCAAATAGTGCACCACACAACAAAAGTACTAACTGTTTCTTGGTCTTGTAttgttcttcttcctcatcaacTACAGGCTTAGCCTGTTCATCATTCAAGGCCTCATTTGATGCCGATGAAATCGATGAAGAGTTGGGTGTTGCAGGTGGATTCAACACTTCTGATGAGGAATACTCCATCTTTGTCACAGCAGGTGGATTTGGACGAGCAGGAGAGAGAGATTCTTGTGCAATAGAAGGCACATGAATCCCATCAAACAAAGAAGAAGGTCCATTAATGTCTTGTATACCCAAAAGCTCCATAAACCCTAATGAGCCCCCTTTCTCTCCTTCCCACATATCAAACACACCCTGCAAGTAACCACCTTGAACTTCATCAAGAAATGGTGAGGATCCAACTCCGCCCTCAATCTTCACCGCTTGTTTCATCTCCATATCTACAATCTATAGatatcgagagagagagagaaagagagacagaCAGATATAAGATCTGGGTATGTATACAAGTTAGGTGTGTAGACAGAGAAAGTgtctttagagagagaaaggacgAGAGAGTTTTGGGAATGGACGCAGAAAGTGAGATTCATGTGGGCATTGATGGAGCGCATATTAACAAAGAGAGGGGATTGACCGGCAATTGTAGGTCAATATTTTGTACGGGTTCATTACAGTACCGGTGACAATTCATTGCATGAGCACACTACTGGTCCACTCTGACAAGATGGTCGACGCTTTCATACTTGTTTTTTGACCGGTTGACTAGCTAAACCGGTTTTGCGATCAGAGTGTGAACAGGTTTTGTTGCACGTGAGATGCTGACAGAGTGTGTGCATGTGAACTAGGTGTTGCAAATGGAAGCCAAAAACACAATGTGTTTACATTACATTTAGGTctacctcacctcacagcattatAGTATTTTATAACACATGAAACGCTTTTACAatagaactcacctcacagcactccaaaacgcttacaatataagtcgaattgtcccacgtaatcaaattaggttaattattttattttagattaatgtacaatgtaaacgttaagtgattttatattaatattattagttatttaatataaccataatttagatacgtaaaacgcacctcacagcaccgcaccacagttttaaaagtgatatgTCAAACATTTTTtgggtttcaactcacctcacagtatcataattttataactcacagtaTCACACAACACTTCACAGCATcacacaacactcccaaacaacaCCATTTATTAAATATGGTGTGTATGCTACCGATCCACATGAATTTGTTTTCCTGCGTTCGTAATATTTAAGCCCAAATAAATATTAGTTTTGTGAAAGGTATTTgacatttgtttatatattatttagttGGATTATGTTAATCTGTTATAGGATTACAAGTCTTGATattcccccgcacttgtggactCGATTAAGCGAGGCCTAACAAATGAACACGGATAATTGTTAATATATTATGACCAAATAGATCGAGTCTTTGTTTTGATACCAAAttaaaaattcaagtccaaacacattaataaataacttttttataaaatttaatttggGTGTTTCACTTTGTTTCTTTGTGTTCTTTCTAGAAGTAAAAACTGAATGATGTCactgttttttaaaataattatttcttATTATGATCGGAtccattaaaataaaataaatgataagGGAAGAATGTTGACATTTTGTTTGAATCATCTAATTtagttaaattaattatgtacaGATTCTTTATGCTATAAGCAAGTTTATTAAAAACATAATTGTTGGCTGGACTTAACTAATTTTATGTTAAATAAGTATGGAGATCTAATTTATGTATGTCAACTTTTTTAAGGTAACCGAAAACAACCCGGCCTTGCTTGTCGTTCGAACACTTGAATGACCTTAAATTCGAGCCTTCAAGTTACCACGCATCACTCTGAAGACAGTTAATATTGGGGTAAAACTCATGTGTGTAAACTCCACAAACAAGACAAACACACGATGCGAGTACCATTGGGGAAATACCCTAGAGAATTTCAAACACTTAATTTGCTCATACGAAATGCCTAACAAAGAAATAACTAATTGTACTATCCCGTGATCAATGTGAACTCAACCAGACAAGCTAGTATATTTGGAGGAACAATCACAAAGAAAATGATCCCAACGTATCTCATGAAAAAGCTTACTCCTAAGAATGCCAAAAGATGTTGATGTGCTTGACAAAAGAGTGTGCAATCAATTGTGCGAAATGGGACAATAAATGCCAAAATCAAATCGGATGCTTTGCTAGAGACCGATACCTttaaattttgttctttctttctctctcttttgcggCAAATTGAAAATCCCGAgagcaaaaagaaagaaaagggaaaagatGAATAATATTCACATCGCAAACCCTTTAATTTGGTGAGAAAAGGGTGTGTGTGGATTGAAAAAAAGTTGATGCACGTGTGTCGACCGAAATAATGACCATGACATGAGACCTAGCTAGGTTGCGTGTGAGCTCAAGTAGCTGCTGCACGCTTTATCAAATATCAATCCAGTCCACCACCACCCTTTCAAAATCATTTGCTTTCtcacattttctttttgatagAAGGTTTCTCACATTTGTTATACCTAGTGTTGATTAACATTTTCCACCCAAAATAAACGGTAAAaactacatacatatatatattatttatttttgtgggaTCTGAGAAAAGACTTGTGCAATGTTACTAAAATCGTGCCAGACATTGACCCAGGCAAGGGACCGAGTCACTGGTTCACTAATTCAACTAGTGAATCATCGATCGAACTGCAGattcaattaaaaataaaaatattttatgataaatttaatgttaaaaaatcaaaatcaaaataatgatatatgatcatcaaaaaaaatctgtatgtaatatatacatGTTGATTGAATTGACATAATTTGATAAGTGATAATTGATATACATATACTcatattatcatattatatgtgaaaaaatgaaatacaaataatgaaattataaaagaaaCTAATGTTTTGTAGTCATTTAACCCTAAAAAATAAACCTCTCTGGTTCATATAAAACCGACTAGGTCATCGGATTTCCGGTCCTACCGTCCAATTTTATCGGGTTTTACCAAGTCAAGTGCTTAAACGGTAATAATAACAGGACCGTATCGGCTTGGTGGTTGGGTCATCGGGTTTCACAACATTAGACTTGTGTATTTATGATCGATGTATCATTATGGTGCATAAAAAATGTTGGAAATTTTTTGATTGATAGcctagttgtttttttttattatttttattatatgaaGACGATAGTCTAGTTGGTGAATTTTTACGGGGCTAAACCATATAACCTTCGAACAGTACTAAGTTTGATTCTCACTAATAACAATACTCTTGTGGATATGAAGAGACAGAGACTGCgacacaaaaaataattaaaagattAGCGTAATCCACGTTAAGGTTATTGTAGAACCAAAACCCGAGCCACGATGCGCGGACCCCTAAAAGAAGCGGCCGTTGATGCTATGCCCTCTCTTTAACGCACACGCGACACCTGCTCTTTAGTCTTTTTTCATGTCTACCGGGACCCACTTTAAGCCACCGCCACATTGTACACGTGGTGGGTCGAGCGATCGATCTTGCGTTTTCAATAAGAGCACACGTGCCCTTGATTGTGCCGCGAGTTAAGCTGAttttttaattgatcaaattcatTTCGCTTCAAATTATTGAGAgactaatatcaaattaaatcaaatttatatttaaagaTTGGTTTGGTGGCACGTGAGAGTGACTGAAACGTATCGTATGATGTGGAATGAATCATGTGTTCAATAAAAACAATATAGTTAAATTCCTTGgcgaaactttttttttttatttttaaaggaATAATGTcatcatataagtttgtcatttgaatatttgatatggACAAGTTTACACAACATAGAACTTTTCTACTTCATAATAAGGTATATTGATCAAAAGCTCAACGTCTCTGCTATAAGTATTTTGTTCGTATTGGGAATCGAACTTCTTACCTCTCGAGTTCATTCGATTTAACTTTAGAGATATTCATCAACTAAACTATCACCAAAATGATTGAAAAAAACTCAAACCTTATGATTTTACGGTGGTGAGTCTCATATTttcttaacttataaataagGGCTTGGCTTTAATTTTGGACGACTTATTTTGGCGGCAAAATAGTGATGTTCAATGGACCAACCAAACCATATAATTCACTCAAAAAATTATTGTACATTTACTGTACAATACAATTAATATCAACTTCTACTTTAAGCTTAATTTAATCAGAATAATTATTAATTCCAAAGCAAATATCACTACATTATCTATCAATCTTAATCAATCGATCTCTCTGGATTACTGGGGACACTAATTGGAGGGGGATTTTACGCGTTTGAGAATATACTAATGGTTTGCTTCTAGCACACGATTTCaagatttatatattatttgtttaaacaaataaataggcGTTAGTAGTGGAACCTTTTAAAGATTAAATTGTTTTAGAAATTATGagatagattatttttttttaaataacaagTTTGCACTTTAGGTATTTATTATGAGTCTAAATTAGATATCTATTATAAATCTAAATTTTGATTGTCAAGCCAGTAAGAGCTAAATCTGAATCTTAAAGCTTTAGTTGCCAACAACAGGATAATGGATGACCAGAATCGAACTCACAATCTTTAGAATTCATATTTTTTAGTTCTAAAGAAATTCACCGAGTAAGATATAACCAGTAGTTGTTGAGATAAAAATACCCAAGAAAGGACACTAATAAAACGACAAATAAAATGTATAAATATAGGTAGACGCAACTGTTTGCCTAGTGTAGCTTCTTGGATACGTTTTAGCCTTTAGGAGCtcaaaaaaagacaaataaattaaatatactaaaggtattttgttttgtttttttgtgaaATCATCGTTTTGGACACAAAGCCCAAGACATTGACCAGGAGTCGCCAGTCTCCGCTTCTTATCGGTCGTATTTGGGGGCCTTATCTGGTATTTAATATGGCTTCTGTAAGCAACTCTGTCAAATTTTACAAAACGTTTTGTCTTCTCTATTTTACGGTTTCAATTTGTACTATCTAGTCTTTCAATTCAAAaactattatatatgtatacagtatatttatattcattctatagttttgaaatttgaaaaattaatatCATCATGTTAATAATGGTTTAAACGTTTAACCTCAGGGGTGTAAACTAGTCAGGCCAAACTAGTCATTAGTAAATCATCGGCAGGttcattttccaaaaaaaaacctaaaatcaAGGTACTAAAACCCTTCTCGTTTAAATCAGTTCGAAGTTATGACCTAGCTTGGCTCGTTTATAAATGAATCGAACTCCAGCCAAATGAGTTAAGGGTACACTGCCTGCATAGAAAATGCAGGCACCCTCATCCGCAGCCCAACCCTTTATAAGGCTTCTCTCGAGCTGTTCACGAGCGGCTCTGTCCATTTATACCCCTAGTTAACCTAGCTACTTTACCGACATGGTAATTTGCTATACATGATATTATTGTTGCAGTGAAAAGGCATTAAATGCAAGGTTAAAATGTGGAAAACCCAGATATCAACTTTTTACTGCAAAGCCCATGTAGGCTACcttatgcatgcatgcatgctttATTTTTTCCACTTTGCTTCCTAGACTGGATTTGGACAAGGAAGGTAAAAAAGGACATGCTGAGCCCATACTTTGATGAATGATTTACACCCAGAAATATCAATAAAAGCCCACATTGCTTGCTGGAATGCAATTGCCATATTTGAAATAATTAAGACCAAAAAGTGTGAATCTTGTAATAAAAGACTACTTTGGTGGGTGGGTCtctattgcatatatatattccaGATAGAGTACGTTTTAAAGACGAATGTAGTTACCAATTTGTCGGTCCATTTCCATTTACAACATTCAGTTTTGCATCACGCCATGAAGAAGGACTGCACTGTCCATTTCATCATCATTATATCTATCGTCATTACAGAAAAGTTCCCaacgtttttttttcttcatttatttgcTTTGTCACGATATATTTAATAAAGTGGGTGTTAATATTATGTAAGAATAATGTTTGAAATCCCAAAATATGATCCGCATTTTACCCTAATTAATGTGGAGTGACCGAGATATGTTGGTGGCAGAGATGGAGAGATTTTGTGCTTGGTGTTCATGATCATGAATATATAATCATGATATTGATCTTGTTCTTGCTATGTACATATTTaatggtttttattttattttataagaaCATATAATTCATGGTTGAAATTAAGTTGTCACACATCTGTATAATTTAGGAACATAATTTTCACATTTGTCAAGCTTTATCATGTAAGGAATTTTTCTAATTTTGTCCCACAACTATATATTAGAAAGTATCTTGTTTGTCCTCAGTTAGTTCCTACAACGAAAAAACATTACATGACATCCACTTGTCATTTTTACATCTTGTTTACATGTTAGAATACAcgtggattaaaaaaaaaaagagaacccTAATTCCCGAAATCTCAAAAGTCCCAATTATCTTTTTCCACCCACACATTGAAACTCTAGCAAAAGTTTAATTGAAGATTTGCACAACCGATTGGCCTTGATGAAGTTGTTATTGAGATTGGATTCGATACTAGAGATTGTTCGTGAGTCGTCAGATCGCAAGGTTGTAGAATGATACAGTGATTGAATTAAAGG
This genomic interval carries:
- the LOC120006899 gene encoding WRKY transcription factor 23-like, translated to MEMKQAVKIEGGVGSSPFLDEVQGGYLQGVFDMWEGEKGGSLGFMELLGIQDINGPSSLFDGIHVPSIAQESLSPARPNPPAVTKMEYSSSEVLNPPATPNSSSISSASNEALNDEQAKPVVDEEEEQYKTKKQLKAKKTNQKRQREPSFAFMTKSEVDQLEDGYRWRKYGQKAVKNSPFPRSYYRCTTASCNVKKRVERSFNDPTIVVTTYEGQHTHPSPVMSRSNLVTHLTDSAAFAVTNFAMPMQRSTVLSNCNQYRPQQPFVNGLSTPFMSFGSINAAAGFLQERRFCTQEASLLLKDHGLLQDIVPSHMLKEE